Proteins encoded by one window of Rhizophagus irregularis chromosome 31, complete sequence:
- a CDS encoding ribosomal protein S14 S11 variant 2 produces the protein MLIYDLGIFFFLVGMFTPLGGMKVKADRDESSPYAAMLAAQDVAAKCKELGITALHIKLRATGGNGTKTPGPGAQSALRALARAGMRIGRIEDVTPIPTDSTRRKGGRRGRRL, from the exons atgctaataTATGATCtcggaatatttttttttttggtgggAATGTTCACGCCATTAGGTGGCATGAAAGTGAAAGCAGATCGTGACGAGTCATCGCCGTATGCAGCTATGTTAGCAGCTCAAGATGTAGCGGCTAAATGTAAAGAATTAGGTATTACAgctttacatattaaattacgtGCTACAGGTGGTAATGGTACAAAAACTCCCGGGCCTGGAGCTCAATCTGCTTTAAGAGCTTTAGCTAGAGCTGGTATGAGAATCGGTAGGATTGAGGATGTTACTCCTATTCCCACTGATAGCA CTCGAAGAAAGGGTGGTCGTAGAGGCAGACGTTTGTGA
- a CDS encoding cytochrome P450 monooxygenase 4, protein MSVTLHTELGDLKIEVFCEAVPKTAENFLALCASGFYDNNLFHRNIKGFIVQTGDPTGTGKSGTSIWGKKFEDEIKSSLKHNSRGIVSMANSGPDTNGSQFFITYTKLPSLDTKNTVFGKVIDGSDTTLDAIEKVPVDEKYRPIQDIRIKSVTIHANPLADGDY, encoded by the exons ATG tCAGTAACACTTCATACAGAACTAGGAGATCTTAAAATTGAAGTATTCTGTGAGGCAGTACCAAAAACTGCCGAG aattttttagcATTGTGTGCAAGTGGATTCTATGACAACAATTTATTTCACAG AAATATCAAAGGATTTATAGTACAG ACAGGAGATCCTACAGGAACTGGTAAAAGTGGGACTTCAATTTGGGGAAAGAAATTTGAAGATGAAATTAAATCTTCCTTAAAG CACAATTCACGAGGTATAGTTTCTATGGCAAATAGTGGCCCTGATACAAATGGatcccaattttttataacatatactAAATTACCTAGCTTAGATACAAAGAATACCGTATTTGGAaa GGTTATTGATGGATCAGATACAACATTAGATGCTATTGAGAAAGTACCTGTTGATGAGAAATATAGACCTATTCAagatattagaattaaatctGTTACAATTCATGCAAATCCTCTTGCTGACGGAGATTATTAG